A genomic stretch from Candidatus Cloacimonadota bacterium includes:
- a CDS encoding bifunctional 5,10-methylenetetrahydrofolate dehydrogenase/5,10-methenyltetrahydrofolate cyclohydrolase, which yields MDKELSGKPIANAINKVSKTLVTEHSLKPKMLLIQIGEDPASAYYVHSIIRTAAKLGCEAELLRLDNTCNQHELIKIISKANIDASIHGIMIQKPLPRDIDDSVVNLNINPDKDLDALNPLNLGKILMENEAFLPCTPAAVYYTMKYYGIDPQGRNTVILGRSNVVGKPLANMLLWKRPFANATVTICHSKTKDLASICRNADILISAIGKAKFVGAEMVKDNAILIDVGINELIDADGNVSYVGDIDFEACYSKSYRISPVPGGIGRITTSLLYLNLVKANLIALKVNKNVDEYIDTIFSENQK from the coding sequence ATGGATAAAGAACTATCTGGCAAACCGATTGCCAATGCCATAAACAAGGTATCCAAAACCTTAGTGACTGAACATAGTTTGAAACCAAAAATGCTTTTAATTCAAATTGGTGAAGACCCCGCAAGTGCATACTATGTGCACAGCATAATTCGAACAGCAGCAAAATTGGGTTGCGAAGCAGAATTGTTGAGACTCGATAACACCTGTAATCAACATGAGTTAATCAAGATAATTAGTAAAGCCAATATAGATGCAAGCATTCATGGCATCATGATTCAAAAACCCTTACCACGAGATATTGATGATAGCGTAGTAAATCTTAACATCAATCCAGATAAAGATTTGGATGCCCTTAATCCCCTAAATCTAGGTAAAATCTTGATGGAGAATGAAGCCTTTCTACCCTGTACACCCGCTGCTGTATACTATACCATGAAGTATTATGGGATTGATCCGCAGGGAAGAAATACAGTTATTCTGGGCAGATCAAATGTTGTGGGTAAGCCACTGGCTAACATGTTGCTATGGAAAAGACCCTTTGCCAACGCCACTGTTACGATTTGCCACAGTAAAACAAAAGATCTTGCTTCAATCTGCAGAAATGCTGATATCTTGATTTCTGCCATTGGGAAAGCCAAGTTTGTTGGTGCAGAAATGGTTAAAGATAACGCTATCTTGATTGATGTGGGAATCAATGAGCTTATTGATGCAGATGGTAATGTAAGTTACGTAGGTGATATCGATTTTGAAGCTTGTTATAGTAAGTCTTATAGAATTAGCCCTGTTCCTGGAGGCATAGGACGCATAACGACCTCATTATTATATTTGAATCTGGTAAAAGCCAATCTAATCGCCTTAAAAGTAAATAAAAATGTTGACGAATATATCGACACTATTTTTAGTGAGAACCAGAAATAA
- a CDS encoding YmdB family metallophosphoesterase — MRILFFGDIYGRPGRKVMLANLKEMIANHAADIVIANVENLADGRGVTEKTLKPLFAIGVDAATGGNHLWDREESLAYIQREKRIVKPLNYPHSSPGNICYRIEKDSFVLDVISLTGQIFMPPCNSPFEAFDGFWANRKDAVPLFIDVHAESTSEKRALGWYIGSRAAALIGTHTHIQTADEELLPGGLAYISDAGMTGAHDSVIGVRKEIILQKLSTAVPHRYESAESGLMVNAVLVDIDSVTSRATGISRLRYYVEE; from the coding sequence ATGAGAATTCTCTTTTTTGGTGATATATACGGCAGGCCCGGCAGGAAAGTGATGCTTGCCAATTTGAAAGAAATGATAGCCAATCATGCTGCCGATATAGTGATTGCCAATGTTGAGAATCTTGCCGATGGTAGGGGCGTTACCGAAAAAACTCTTAAGCCTTTGTTTGCAATTGGAGTAGATGCGGCAACTGGAGGTAATCATCTTTGGGATAGAGAGGAATCACTTGCTTATATCCAGCGAGAAAAACGAATTGTAAAACCTCTAAACTATCCTCATTCTTCTCCGGGTAATATTTGTTATCGCATCGAAAAGGACTCTTTTGTCCTAGATGTTATAAGTCTTACCGGGCAGATTTTTATGCCTCCTTGCAATTCTCCTTTCGAAGCTTTTGATGGGTTCTGGGCTAATCGGAAGGATGCAGTTCCGCTTTTTATAGACGTTCATGCAGAATCTACTTCAGAAAAGAGAGCCTTAGGTTGGTATATTGGCTCGAGAGCTGCGGCATTGATTGGAACTCACACTCACATCCAAACTGCGGATGAAGAATTGCTGCCGGGAGGGTTAGCATATATTAGTGATGCGGGTATGACGGGTGCTCACGACAGCGTTATTGGGGTTCGCAAAGAGATCATTTTGCAAAAACTAAGCACGGCTGTTCCCCATAGATATGAATCTGCGGAAAGCGGATTGATGGTTAACGCCGTATTGGTGGATATAGACTCTGTTACCAGCAGGGCGACTGGAATTTCACGCCTGCGTTATTACGTGGAGGAATAG
- the rny gene encoding ribonuclease Y: protein MPHPYIALAIGLILGFIIAIIIYLIKRNSAFKLVSQASEIAENIKKDAQADADNQKKTALLEAREEWFKQKRILDEEVKERQRELRAQEKKYNERLSSLDKRLDSLDKKENNLSEQERKLKNKEDELQQRKSEYEAILEQQKKKLAEVAGLSREEAIERLRVELISTARQVAANDAKLSIEQIKLDASKKASEILSTAIQRMAVDHVSETTVSVVSLPSDEMKGRIIGREGRNIRTFEKASGVDLIIDDTPEAVVLSCFDPVRREIARLSLEKLISDGRIHPGRIEEIIAKTTKEMDETLIKIGEKAVLETNIHNISPNIIKILGRLNYRTSYGQNVLQHSIEAAWICGILAAELNLDQEIARRAGLLHDIGKAIDHEFDGTHAIIGANLARKNGEGKIIVNSIEAHHEEVEALSVYAALVQASDAISGARPGARREMLETYMQRLAKLEEIANTVEGVNKSYAIQAGRELRIIVEPTMVEENQTPLLASEIAATIEKQVQYPGQIKVTVIRETRQIAMAK from the coding sequence ATGCCACATCCATACATTGCATTGGCTATAGGCTTAATACTGGGTTTTATTATTGCCATAATAATATACTTAATAAAACGCAATTCAGCTTTTAAGCTGGTATCTCAAGCATCTGAGATAGCAGAAAATATCAAAAAAGATGCTCAAGCAGATGCTGATAATCAAAAGAAAACAGCCCTCTTGGAAGCCAGAGAAGAATGGTTCAAACAAAAGCGCATTCTTGATGAAGAAGTAAAAGAGCGCCAGCGCGAATTGCGAGCTCAAGAAAAGAAATATAATGAACGCTTAAGCAGTCTTGATAAACGCCTCGACTCTCTAGACAAAAAAGAAAACAACCTCAGCGAACAAGAGCGAAAGCTAAAAAACAAAGAGGACGAGCTTCAACAAAGAAAGTCTGAGTATGAGGCGATATTAGAACAGCAAAAAAAGAAACTGGCAGAAGTAGCAGGACTCAGCAGAGAAGAAGCAATTGAGCGTTTGCGTGTTGAATTGATCTCTACTGCAAGACAGGTAGCAGCAAATGACGCCAAACTAAGCATTGAACAGATCAAGCTTGATGCGTCCAAGAAAGCATCGGAGATATTAAGCACAGCAATTCAACGCATGGCTGTAGATCATGTATCAGAAACCACTGTCTCAGTTGTATCTTTGCCTTCCGACGAGATGAAGGGACGCATCATTGGCAGAGAAGGACGCAATATTCGTACTTTTGAAAAGGCAAGTGGGGTAGATTTGATTATTGACGATACTCCAGAAGCTGTGGTGCTATCCTGTTTTGATCCAGTTCGAAGAGAAATAGCCCGTCTATCTTTAGAAAAGCTTATTTCGGATGGCAGAATTCATCCCGGTCGCATAGAAGAAATCATTGCTAAAACTACCAAAGAAATGGATGAAACTCTTATAAAGATAGGCGAAAAAGCGGTGTTGGAAACCAATATCCATAATATTTCTCCCAATATCATCAAGATACTGGGGCGGCTAAATTATCGCACATCTTATGGACAGAACGTATTGCAGCATTCCATTGAGGCAGCGTGGATTTGCGGGATCCTTGCCGCAGAATTGAACTTGGATCAGGAAATAGCGCGTCGTGCAGGATTACTTCACGATATCGGCAAAGCGATAGATCACGAGTTTGATGGTACTCATGCGATTATTGGCGCTAACCTTGCCCGTAAAAACGGGGAGGGCAAGATAATTGTAAACTCCATAGAGGCTCATCACGAGGAAGTGGAAGCGTTATCTGTGTATGCTGCCTTAGTGCAGGCTTCTGATGCAATTTCGGGTGCCAGACCCGGAGCACGGCGTGAGATGCTGGAAACTTACATGCAGCGGTTGGCAAAACTTGAAGAAATAGCCAATACCGTGGAAGGCGTAAACAAATCCTATGCCATACAAGCGGGTCGTGAACTACGTATAATTGTTGAACCGACGATGGTAGAAGAAAACCAAACACCGCTATTGGCAAGTGAGATTGCTGCAACTATTGAAAAGCAAGTGCAGTATCCCGGTCAAATAAAAGTAACCGTGATACGAGAAACCAGACAAATTGCAATGGCAAAATAG
- a CDS encoding cell division protein ZapA has protein sequence MQSVEVEIFGRRFRLRSDNPTRTEKIAADLSQQLTELYETYEHLDFARLLLLACFQREESLQKALEENETLKSELNRVNQMIEKIMTF, from the coding sequence ATGCAATCGGTAGAGGTGGAGATTTTTGGGCGTAGATTTCGCCTTAGAAGTGATAATCCCACCCGCACTGAAAAAATCGCGGCGGACTTATCGCAGCAACTAACAGAATTGTATGAAACCTACGAACATCTGGATTTTGCCCGGCTTCTCTTACTGGCATGCTTTCAGCGTGAAGAAAGCTTGCAAAAAGCCCTAGAAGAAAATGAAACTCTAAAAAGTGAATTAAACAGGGTAAACCAGATGATCGAAAAGATCATGACATTCTAA
- the pheT gene encoding phenylalanine--tRNA ligase subunit beta — protein MRIAVSWLERYLSLEENYQNLPDLLTFAGIEVEAIEQLKALGSTVVAAKVISAVPVPKTDHLKLCRVDIGDVDYSEKDANNSIDIICGAPNCSSNMMAVLALPGTKLKDINIAKAKIRGIQSHGMLCSERELGLSDNHSGIIRLPDEIKIGALADELFGFPDTIFELEITPNRSDLLGYRGIARDLSAKLGIPLKPLNVDFAHNDCTKLKLGLYNEAPEQCPRYTARVFEHVKVKESPLWLKIALVKSGLRPINNLVDITNFVMLENGHPLHAFDYDTLASKNEGQAYPDILIRKAYNKESFEALDGKVFELDSDDLVIADGKRASALAGVMGSKYSGISENTINIVLESAAFHPGTIRRTSYKHKLSSDSSYRFERHLSAQYVHETSERATALILELAEAKAYSNIIDSYPKEEEKLVLGVRPARFEHLIGYPINPDEIYDILVKLGFEYVGDAAFKAGRIEDFALLNKSKDNADYAQYYQIPGYRKDITREADILEELARLKGYDLVPQRTVPKQIMDWHAYRIEKRAAEWVVNWGAYETLNYSFTDPAQMQSLGVSEQEIPYIHVINPQNSNQSVMRVSLVPQLITNLVYNLNHYERDIRLFELGKVYFRTKNGHKEPKHLGAICTGNVGEEHFKAKNQQIDYSWAKGCFEGLIQDIGITGHLKPYEAPYLISGETFAFYQEDKILGYFGRLKAPILEAWGIDATNLKQEVWLLYWDVDVLIISSRKLNTTFSNISRYPSVVRDLSFLLADTFSYAEVKAHIMAVDTNLIQDVRVFDEYRSEQIPEGFRSLSLHIVLQDQEKTLTDERVDQLMNLVQKTLIDKYDIKMR, from the coding sequence ATGAGAATCGCTGTATCTTGGTTAGAGCGTTATTTATCTTTGGAAGAAAACTATCAGAATCTGCCGGATTTGCTTACCTTTGCCGGTATTGAAGTAGAGGCTATTGAACAGTTAAAGGCTTTGGGTTCCACTGTTGTAGCGGCGAAAGTGATATCGGCAGTGCCGGTTCCCAAAACAGATCATCTTAAGCTTTGCAGAGTGGATATTGGAGATGTGGACTATTCCGAAAAAGACGCCAATAACAGCATTGATATAATTTGCGGTGCACCTAATTGCAGTTCTAACATGATGGCTGTGTTGGCGTTACCCGGAACTAAATTGAAGGATATCAATATAGCAAAAGCAAAAATCAGAGGGATACAATCTCATGGGATGCTATGTTCGGAAAGAGAATTAGGTCTTTCTGATAACCACTCCGGAATTATTCGCTTGCCCGACGAGATTAAAATAGGTGCTTTGGCAGATGAGTTATTTGGTTTTCCGGATACTATATTTGAGTTGGAGATAACTCCAAATCGTAGCGATCTATTGGGATATAGAGGCATTGCTAGGGATCTTTCGGCAAAGCTTGGAATTCCGCTTAAACCGCTTAATGTAGATTTTGCACACAATGATTGCACAAAACTAAAACTTGGTTTGTACAATGAAGCCCCAGAGCAGTGCCCTCGCTATACAGCCAGAGTTTTTGAACACGTGAAAGTTAAAGAATCACCCTTATGGTTAAAAATAGCTTTGGTAAAAAGTGGATTGAGGCCTATAAACAATTTGGTGGACATTACTAATTTCGTAATGTTAGAAAATGGTCATCCCTTGCATGCTTTTGATTATGACACTCTTGCCTCAAAAAATGAGGGACAAGCCTATCCAGATATACTTATTCGCAAAGCCTATAATAAGGAGAGTTTTGAAGCGTTGGATGGGAAAGTATTTGAACTCGACTCCGATGATCTGGTGATAGCAGATGGGAAACGAGCCTCCGCTTTGGCGGGAGTGATGGGCTCGAAGTACTCAGGAATTAGTGAAAATACGATCAACATCGTTCTGGAAAGTGCAGCATTCCATCCGGGGACAATTCGCAGGACATCATATAAACACAAACTGAGTTCAGATTCTTCGTACCGTTTTGAAAGACATCTTTCGGCACAATATGTACATGAGACCAGCGAAAGAGCTACTGCTTTGATTCTGGAGCTGGCAGAGGCTAAAGCGTATAGTAATATTATCGATAGTTATCCTAAAGAAGAAGAGAAATTGGTGTTAGGAGTCCGCCCGGCTCGTTTTGAGCATCTCATCGGATATCCAATTAATCCGGATGAAATATACGACATCCTGGTAAAACTTGGCTTCGAATATGTTGGCGATGCCGCATTCAAAGCGGGGAGAATCGAGGATTTTGCTCTGCTCAATAAATCTAAAGATAATGCTGATTATGCGCAATACTATCAGATTCCCGGCTACCGGAAAGATATTACTCGTGAAGCAGATATTTTGGAAGAGCTGGCAAGACTGAAAGGCTATGATCTTGTACCTCAACGAACCGTCCCAAAGCAAATCATGGATTGGCATGCCTACCGCATTGAGAAAAGAGCTGCAGAATGGGTTGTGAATTGGGGAGCGTATGAGACCCTAAACTATAGTTTTACAGATCCTGCCCAGATGCAGAGTTTGGGAGTATCCGAGCAAGAAATACCATACATACATGTGATTAATCCTCAGAACAGCAATCAGTCTGTAATGCGGGTTTCGTTGGTACCACAACTCATTACGAACTTGGTTTACAATCTAAACCATTACGAAAGAGATATCCGTCTGTTTGAATTGGGAAAAGTGTATTTCAGAACTAAGAATGGGCACAAAGAACCAAAGCATTTAGGAGCTATATGTACCGGGAATGTGGGAGAAGAACACTTCAAAGCGAAGAATCAGCAAATAGATTATTCATGGGCAAAAGGCTGTTTTGAAGGACTTATTCAAGATATTGGAATAACCGGACATCTTAAACCTTACGAAGCGCCGTACTTAATTTCGGGTGAAACCTTTGCATTTTATCAAGAAGATAAGATTTTGGGTTATTTTGGAAGGTTAAAAGCTCCGATTTTGGAAGCGTGGGGAATAGATGCTACAAATCTGAAACAAGAAGTTTGGCTACTGTATTGGGATGTGGATGTATTGATTATATCCAGTAGAAAGCTCAATACTACTTTCAGTAACATATCACGCTATCCCTCAGTTGTAAGAGATCTGTCTTTTTTGCTGGCAGACACGTTCAGTTATGCCGAAGTAAAAGCTCACATTATGGCTGTGGATACAAATCTGATTCAAGATGTACGAGTCTTTGATGAATATCGTTCCGAACAAATTCCGGAAGGATTTAGAAGCTTAAGTTTACACATTGTTTTACAAGACCAAGAAAAAACATTGACAGATGAGCGCGTTGATCAGCTCATGAATTTAGTGCAGAAAACACTAATAGATAAATATGATATAAAGATGAGGTAA
- the pheS gene encoding phenylalanine--tRNA ligase subunit alpha — MQEQLEKMLEQASQEIAQCSNPNDILNVKAKYLGKKSALNSLYGKMKELSPQERPAFGNKLNTIRTQIEALLNKQATAIKESAWKQDTKSFDPTMPGLRLVRGAYHPLSIIRRQIDEVFISLGFEIAEANDIEDEFHNFDALNTPQDHPSRNLADTFYVEEGKLLRTQTSTVQIRVMENYKPPIRIISPGRCYRNDKPDPSHSPVFHQVEALVVDKGISMSDLKDTLQNFAHIMFGAGVKSRIRPHFFPFTEPSAEMDISCVACNGKGCRVCKQSGWLEMGGAGMVDPAVFDILGIDSEVYTGFAFGLGIERIAMLKYNIPDMRILFENDLKMLRQFKGEM; from the coding sequence GTGCAAGAACAGCTTGAAAAGATGTTAGAGCAAGCAAGCCAAGAGATCGCTCAATGCTCCAATCCCAACGACATTTTAAATGTAAAAGCGAAATATTTGGGAAAAAAAAGTGCCCTAAATTCGCTTTATGGCAAGATGAAAGAACTCAGTCCCCAAGAACGCCCGGCTTTTGGTAACAAGTTAAACACTATTCGTACTCAAATAGAAGCCTTATTGAACAAACAAGCAACAGCCATCAAAGAATCTGCTTGGAAACAAGATACAAAAAGCTTTGATCCTACTATGCCTGGTCTTCGTTTGGTGCGAGGAGCTTACCATCCACTAAGTATAATTCGCAGACAAATTGATGAAGTATTCATTAGCCTGGGTTTTGAGATTGCCGAAGCAAACGATATTGAAGATGAGTTTCACAATTTCGATGCACTTAACACACCTCAAGATCACCCATCGCGCAATCTTGCCGATACTTTTTATGTTGAGGAAGGTAAACTCTTACGCACCCAAACTTCTACAGTGCAGATAAGAGTAATGGAGAACTATAAACCTCCCATCCGCATTATCTCCCCGGGACGCTGCTATCGGAACGACAAACCAGATCCATCACACTCACCTGTATTCCATCAGGTTGAAGCCTTAGTGGTAGATAAAGGTATAAGCATGAGTGATCTCAAAGACACTTTGCAGAATTTTGCGCACATCATGTTTGGGGCTGGAGTAAAAAGCAGGATACGTCCTCATTTTTTCCCTTTCACCGAGCCCAGCGCCGAAATGGATATATCCTGCGTGGCATGTAATGGTAAGGGTTGCAGAGTATGCAAACAAAGCGGATGGCTCGAAATGGGTGGTGCAGGGATGGTTGACCCTGCCGTATTCGATATTTTGGGCATAGATTCTGAAGTATATACTGGTTTTGCTTTTGGATTGGGCATAGAGCGCATTGCTATGCTTAAATACAATATTCCGGATATGCGAATCCTGTTTGAAAATGACTTAAAGATGCTGCGCCAGTTTAAAGGAGAGATGTAA
- the rplT gene encoding 50S ribosomal protein L20 translates to MPRITNNVAAHRRRKKYMLAARGYFGRRSKTYRVARQTVERAMAFSFAHRKLKKRQFRSLWITRINAACRMNDMSYSRFINGLHKSNIEINRKTLAHLAWHDAGAFARLVEIAKNA, encoded by the coding sequence ATGCCAAGAATTACAAATAATGTTGCAGCCCATCGCAGAAGAAAAAAATATATGCTTGCCGCCAGAGGTTACTTTGGTCGCCGCAGCAAAACATATCGCGTAGCACGTCAAACCGTAGAGCGTGCAATGGCGTTCTCCTTTGCTCATCGCAAACTAAAAAAGCGTCAGTTCCGCAGTTTATGGATTACCAGGATCAATGCTGCTTGCAGAATGAATGACATGAGTTATAGTCGATTTATAAACGGGCTGCATAAGTCCAATATAGAGATTAACCGCAAGACATTGGCTCATCTTGCGTGGCACGATGCCGGAGCTTTTGCCCGTCTCGTGGAGATAGCCAAAAACGCTTAA
- the rpmI gene encoding 50S ribosomal protein L35 — protein MPKIKTNRSAAKRFKLTGTGKIVRHHAKSAHIKTKKSPKLKRNLRTSAIVVKSDEKRVYRMLGM, from the coding sequence ATGCCAAAGATCAAAACCAATCGATCTGCCGCTAAGCGCTTCAAGCTAACCGGCACCGGAAAAATTGTGCGTCATCATGCCAAATCCGCACATATCAAAACCAAAAAATCACCAAAGCTGAAACGTAACCTTCGCACCAGCGCCATCGTAGTAAAATCCGATGAAAAAAGAGTTTACAGAATGCTGGGAATGTAA
- the infC gene encoding translation initiation factor IF-3, which yields MPKERINQQITADKVRLIGNDGKQIGVVSIREAQRRADEAELDLVEISPNAEPPVCRILDFSKYYFQKEKKAKEAKKKQHEVEVKEIKFGPNTEEHDYNFKKNNAIKFLKQHNKVKFTVRFRGRQMAHKDLGYRVLEKLKEDLASIAEVDQEAVSDRNLLSIVVSPKKEIDRILAAEAKQSDELVSGTESEQTAEQENQ from the coding sequence GTGCCCAAAGAAAGAATAAATCAGCAGATTACTGCCGATAAGGTTCGTTTGATCGGAAACGATGGAAAACAGATAGGTGTGGTGAGCATTCGTGAAGCACAACGCAGAGCAGATGAAGCCGAATTGGATTTGGTAGAGATATCGCCCAATGCAGAGCCACCAGTATGCCGCATCCTGGATTTTAGCAAATACTATTTCCAGAAAGAAAAAAAAGCCAAAGAAGCCAAGAAGAAACAACATGAAGTCGAGGTAAAAGAGATCAAGTTTGGTCCGAATACCGAAGAACATGACTACAATTTCAAGAAAAACAATGCGATTAAGTTTTTGAAACAACACAATAAAGTTAAGTTTACAGTCCGTTTTCGCGGTCGCCAAATGGCACACAAAGATCTTGGCTATCGCGTGTTGGAAAAACTCAAAGAGGACCTTGCTAGTATAGCAGAAGTGGACCAAGAAGCAGTTTCGGATCGTAATCTTTTATCAATTGTTGTTTCTCCCAAAAAGGAAATTGATCGTATCTTGGCAGCGGAAGCAAAACAAAGTGATGAACTTGTCTCTGGCACCGAGTCCGAACAAACTGCCGAACAGGAGAATCAATAA
- a CDS encoding site-specific DNA-methyltransferase, producing the protein MESSIKIAPNAHLKRELTIGYQRTCDCKPNHINCMTPKEWMQAQIGVWQFIYEKRDVRDKKIHPATFPISLATKIISLFSHQGELVLDPFVGSGTTLVAAQDINRNALGFDLTESYIDICNDRLSSNNIFNESHQIPILDDARNINNYIDNDTVSLIWTSPPYANLLNRKRKNKSRRNRDNEQLGLIEQYSQDPRDLGTYEVEEWTNAMGEIFGSLLSLLKIKGHCVINVPDFWWENKRITLHLNLIQELRKRGYELRNTIIWDRTNIVNNIGIFGWPSNYITMGTTFEYLLDFWRPPIDKKVHNVKNLD; encoded by the coding sequence ATGGAATCAAGTATCAAAATAGCCCCAAATGCCCATTTGAAGAGAGAACTAACTATAGGATACCAAAGAACTTGCGATTGTAAGCCAAATCACATTAATTGCATGACCCCCAAAGAATGGATGCAGGCTCAAATCGGAGTTTGGCAATTTATATACGAAAAAAGAGACGTTAGAGACAAAAAAATACATCCAGCCACTTTCCCTATTAGTTTGGCTACCAAGATCATCTCTCTATTTTCTCATCAAGGCGAATTGGTTTTGGACCCCTTTGTCGGTAGTGGCACAACTCTTGTGGCTGCTCAGGATATTAACCGGAATGCTCTTGGCTTTGACCTAACTGAAAGCTACATAGATATTTGCAATGATCGTCTTTCTTCAAACAATATCTTCAACGAATCTCATCAAATTCCCATTCTTGATGACGCAAGAAACATCAATAATTATATTGATAATGATACAGTTAGCTTGATTTGGACTTCTCCTCCCTATGCTAATCTGTTGAATCGGAAACGGAAGAATAAGTCCAGGCGTAATAGGGATAATGAACAACTTGGTTTAATTGAACAGTACTCTCAAGACCCAAGAGACTTAGGCACTTACGAAGTAGAAGAATGGACAAATGCTATGGGAGAAATTTTTGGTTCTCTTTTAAGCTTGCTAAAAATCAAAGGGCATTGTGTGATCAACGTACCAGATTTTTGGTGGGAGAATAAAAGGATTACTCTTCATCTAAACCTAATTCAAGAATTGCGCAAGCGTGGCTATGAATTAAGAAATACTATCATTTGGGATAGGACAAATATAGTAAATAACATCGGTATATTTGGATGGCCAAGTAACTATATTACGATGGGAACCACTTTCGAGTATTTGTTAGACTTTTGGAGACCACCTATTGATAAGAAGGTACACAATGTTAAAAACTTGGACTAA
- the hydE gene encoding [FeFe] hydrogenase H-cluster radical SAM maturase HydE, whose product MRPDRNELISILSLNTDNELTDLYNRAYAIKKQYVGTKVYFRGIIELSNICTKNCYYCGIRKGNPDVKRYTISMEEALAESKWCFEQHYGSLVIQAGERIDEEWIGFIESLIHGIKMLSGGKLGITLSLGEQSEDVYRRWFDAGAHRYLLRVETTNPKLYKSLHPADHDFEYRKSCLNLLRRTGYQVGTGVMVGLPGQTEADIADDILFFYDQDIDMLGMGPYIPHHGTPLKHLVDGFDSENALKMGLKLIAACRIALKDVNIATTTALQALHPEGREMGLLAGANVLMPNITDTKYREGYQLYEGKPCLDENADQCIGCLKRRIESIGESIGFDEWGDSKHFAARIKKQ is encoded by the coding sequence ATGCGTCCAGATAGAAATGAATTGATAAGCATATTAAGTTTGAACACAGACAACGAGCTAACTGATTTATATAATAGAGCTTACGCCATTAAGAAGCAATACGTAGGCACAAAAGTATATTTCCGTGGCATTATTGAATTAAGTAATATATGCACCAAAAACTGCTATTATTGTGGTATCCGCAAGGGAAATCCAGATGTTAAACGCTATACAATCTCCATGGAAGAAGCTCTCGCCGAATCCAAATGGTGTTTTGAACAGCATTATGGCAGTCTCGTAATCCAAGCGGGCGAAAGAATAGACGAAGAATGGATAGGGTTTATCGAAAGCTTGATTCATGGTATCAAAATGCTCTCGGGTGGTAAACTAGGCATTACTCTATCCTTAGGTGAACAGAGCGAAGATGTGTATCGCCGCTGGTTTGATGCCGGAGCACATCGCTATCTGTTACGCGTGGAAACTACAAATCCCAAACTTTATAAAAGCTTGCATCCTGCGGATCATGATTTCGAGTATCGCAAAAGTTGTCTTAATCTTTTGAGAAGAACTGGATATCAAGTAGGAACTGGAGTGATGGTTGGGCTTCCCGGTCAAACCGAGGCAGACATTGCAGATGACATTCTATTTTTCTACGATCAAGACATAGATATGCTTGGAATGGGACCTTATATTCCTCATCATGGAACACCGTTGAAACACTTGGTGGATGGCTTTGATTCAGAAAATGCCCTTAAGATGGGGTTAAAGCTGATCGCTGCCTGCCGCATAGCTTTAAAAGATGTGAATATTGCTACTACTACAGCTCTACAAGCCCTGCACCCGGAAGGACGCGAGATGGGGCTTTTGGCGGGTGCCAATGTTTTGATGCCCAATATTACGGATACAAAATATCGCGAAGGCTATCAACTTTACGAAGGTAAACCTTGCCTGGATGAAAACGCTGATCAGTGTATCGGTTGCCTTAAACGCAGAATCGAATCCATCGGTGAATCGATTGGATTTGATGAATGGGGAGATTCCAAACATTTTGCCGCACGGATAAAAAAGCAATAA